Proteins encoded by one window of Clostridium bornimense:
- the pheT gene encoding phenylalanine--tRNA ligase subunit beta, with protein MLVPIDWLKDYVEIKEDAKDLGDALTLSGSKVEKVEVYGEEIQNVVTGKIVKITKHPEADKLSICQVDIGAEEPIQIVTAATNMKEQDVVPVALHGSTLHGGLKIKKGKLRGEVSNGMFCSLEELGLAEEGTCHGLHIMDTNTPLGVDIKEAVDFGGGVIEFEITSNRQDCFSVYGIAREVAATYGRELKGLNTSYKTSGGNVNDIVKAEIKDSLCRRYMARAIKNVKIGPSPSWMQNRLNEAGIRPINNIVDITNYVMVELGQPMHAYDRRDIAEGTIIVERAKDNEKFTTLDEVERTLTSEMLTIRDGKGTIGLAGIMGGLNSEVKEDTTEIIFEAANFEGVNIRLTSKELNLRTDASGKFEKDLDPNLPALALDRACALVEELGCGEIVNGTIDIYNEKKEEGHLTVSISWINKFLGTEIHGIEMKRILESLGMATEINGDNLEITTPTFRSDMNIREDVAEEVVRIYGYNKVEATMPSIHATKSGKSEKMQLNDELAKVLIGSGLYESIAYSFVSPKVFDKILLPADSELRNVVEIKNPLGEDYSIMRTTTIPSMMESLARNYSRNNKECRLFENGKIYIKEEGKELPNEINILTIGLYGGVDYLNLKGVVENILDHFKVKSAKFERESENPSFHPGKTAKVVIGREVIATVGEVHPDVAENYGIDERAFIAVINLDKLYSFIKKNNKYTPLPKFPSVTRDLAVLIDDEVLVADIEEVIKKQGGNLVEEYSLFDVYKGAQVPEGKKSVAYSIVYRDPNKTLKDSDVNKVHDKIVRTLEHKLGATLR; from the coding sequence ATGTTAGTACCAATAGATTGGCTTAAAGATTATGTTGAGATAAAAGAAGATGCAAAAGATTTAGGTGATGCTTTAACTTTATCAGGATCAAAGGTAGAAAAAGTTGAAGTGTATGGTGAAGAAATACAAAATGTTGTAACAGGTAAAATTGTTAAAATAACAAAGCATCCAGAAGCAGATAAGCTTTCTATCTGCCAAGTTGATATTGGAGCAGAAGAACCAATACAAATTGTTACAGCAGCTACAAATATGAAGGAACAAGATGTAGTGCCAGTTGCACTTCATGGATCAACACTTCATGGTGGATTAAAGATTAAAAAAGGTAAACTAAGAGGAGAAGTTTCTAACGGAATGTTCTGTTCTTTAGAAGAATTAGGATTAGCTGAAGAAGGAACTTGTCATGGACTACACATCATGGATACTAATACTCCATTAGGTGTAGACATTAAAGAAGCAGTAGACTTTGGTGGTGGTGTAATCGAGTTTGAAATTACATCAAATAGACAAGATTGCTTCAGTGTATATGGAATAGCTAGAGAAGTAGCTGCAACTTATGGAAGAGAACTTAAGGGATTAAATACTTCATATAAAACTAGTGGTGGTAATGTTAATGATATCGTAAAAGCAGAAATTAAAGATAGCTTATGTAGAAGATATATGGCTAGAGCTATTAAGAATGTTAAAATAGGACCATCACCATCATGGATGCAAAATAGATTAAATGAAGCTGGTATTAGACCAATAAACAATATCGTTGATATTACAAACTACGTAATGGTAGAATTAGGTCAACCAATGCATGCTTACGATAGAAGAGATATTGCAGAAGGCACTATTATTGTAGAAAGAGCTAAGGATAATGAAAAGTTCACTACATTAGATGAAGTGGAAAGAACATTAACATCAGAAATGCTTACAATAAGAGATGGAAAAGGTACTATCGGTCTTGCTGGAATCATGGGTGGATTAAACTCAGAAGTTAAAGAGGATACTACTGAAATTATCTTCGAAGCTGCAAATTTCGAAGGTGTTAATATAAGATTAACATCAAAGGAATTAAATCTTAGAACAGATGCTTCTGGTAAATTTGAAAAAGATCTTGATCCAAACTTACCTGCATTAGCATTAGATAGAGCTTGTGCATTAGTTGAAGAACTTGGCTGTGGAGAAATTGTTAATGGTACTATCGATATCTACAATGAGAAGAAAGAAGAAGGTCACTTAACAGTTTCAATAAGTTGGATTAATAAATTCTTAGGAACTGAAATTCATGGAATCGAGATGAAGAGAATTTTAGAATCATTAGGAATGGCAACTGAAATTAATGGAGACAATTTAGAAATAACAACTCCAACATTTAGAAGTGATATGAATATAAGAGAAGATGTAGCAGAGGAAGTTGTAAGAATTTATGGTTACAATAAAGTTGAAGCTACAATGCCTTCAATTCATGCAACTAAGAGTGGTAAGAGTGAAAAAATGCAATTAAATGATGAATTAGCAAAGGTATTAATAGGTTCAGGATTATATGAATCAATTGCATATTCATTTGTTAGTCCAAAGGTATTTGATAAAATATTATTACCAGCGGATTCAGAGCTACGTAATGTTGTAGAAATCAAAAATCCATTAGGTGAAGATTACTCAATAATGAGAACAACAACAATCCCATCAATGATGGAATCACTTGCTAGAAACTACTCAAGAAATAATAAGGAATGTAGATTATTCGAAAACGGAAAAATCTATATTAAAGAAGAAGGTAAAGAATTACCAAACGAAATAAATATATTAACAATAGGTTTATATGGTGGAGTAGACTACCTAAACTTAAAGGGTGTAGTTGAAAATATACTAGATCACTTCAAAGTTAAGAGTGCTAAATTTGAAAGAGAATCTGAAAATCCATCATTCCACCCAGGAAAAACTGCTAAGGTTGTAATTGGAAGAGAAGTTATTGCAACTGTAGGTGAAGTTCATCCTGATGTTGCTGAAAATTACGGAATTGACGAAAGAGCATTTATTGCAGTAATTAATTTAGATAAATTATATAGCTTCATTAAGAAAAACAATAAATATACTCCACTTCCAAAGTTCCCATCAGTAACAAGAGATTTAGCTGTATTAATAGATGACGAAGTATTAGTAGCTGATATTGAAGAAGTTATCAAAAAACAAGGTGGAAACTTAGTAGAAGAATACAGCTTATTTGATGTATACAAGGGAGCTCAAGTTCCAGAAGGAAAGAAATCTGTAGCTTATTCAATAGTATACAGAGATCCTAATAAGACATTAAAAGACAGTGATGTAAATAAAGTTCATGACAAGATTGTTAGGACATTAGAGCACAAGCTAGGTGCAACATTAAGATAA